One window from the genome of Magnolia sinica isolate HGM2019 chromosome 4, MsV1, whole genome shotgun sequence encodes:
- the LOC131243856 gene encoding uncharacterized protein LOC131243856: protein MEDVQPASSSMEDVQPASSSSPLSSSTIASDLFGGKESSASANTSSPGIFSSLFPRPASTMVMGRDSSHFDSFGLWKRQNPELQVSNTKHVPADRIDQGGGNENKSIPNKDKISAYPDETVEPCFLSSSLYYGGRDVYSHSNTQASGTPAIFKKVDGEDPNASNGNDASRGNWWQGSLYY, encoded by the exons atggaGGATGTACAACCAGCTTCTTCTTCTATGGAGGATGTACaaccagcttcttcttcttctcctttgtcttcttcgaCGATCGCTTCGGATCTTTTCGGTGGTAAGGAGTCTTCGGCTTCTGCAAATACGTCTTCCCCTGGGATTTTCAGCTCTTTGTTTCCACGGCCAGCTTCTACTATG GTGATGGGGAGGGATTCATCGCATTTTGATTCATTTGGGTTGTGGAAGAGACAAAATCCGGAGCTTCAGGTTTCGAATACCAAGCATGTGCCCGCAG ACAGGATAGACCAAGGCggtggaaatgaaaacaaaagcaTACCCAACAAGGACAAGATCTCTGCTTATCCGGATGAAACAGTAGAGCCATGCTTTCTCAGCTCCTCTCTATACTATGGTGGTCGAGACGTCTATTCGCATTCAAATACCCAAGCTTCTGGAACACCTGCTATT TTCAAAAAGGTTGATGGAGAGGACCCCAATGCGAGCAATGGAAATGATGCATCAAGAGGAAATTGGTGGCAAG GATCACTCTATTACTAA
- the LOC131243858 gene encoding uncharacterized protein LOC131243858: protein MAKHHQSHLIFNLHSICHLLFVLSSISSLAFLFWTYYHPCSCNLQKPITTLHSQSQPLFSGHLPSLPSAWNHLSFSPEPPPKRLNIALFVKRWPQANRAGGMERHALTLHLVLARRGHMTHVFTVSPDASPKAVHPNIHFHLSDPTPFGLMDPAAAWRQFEALNSTQPFDVVHSESVGLMHPWAKRLTNIAVSWHGIAYEAMHTDIVEDLVRRQGEHRSPDLEKRLAERSFRIIEEVKFFQNYAHHIATSDHVGDILKRIYMIPEERVHVILNGVNEYVFKQDSVSGHAFRQQYGVPESAGLVLGMSGRLVRDKGHPIMFEALNQIFMEDQMFRKQIFVVVAGDGPWADRYKELGPNLLVLGPLDQGEIARFYNALDIFVHPSLRAQGFDQTPLEAMISGKPVMATRFASTTGSAIVSSELGYIFSPTVESLKETLYRVFRDGREVLEKKGKAARWRASKLFTATKMAASFERLFLCISSNERKQDTDYCKYPLPSDTFLENS from the coding sequence ATGGCCAAACACCACCAATCTCATCTCATCTTCAATCTCCATTCCATCTGCCATTTGCTCTTTGTACTCTCTTCCATCTCTTCTCTTGCATTCCTCTTCTGGACTTATTACCATCCATGTTCATGCAATCTTCAAAAGCCCATCACCACTCTACACTCCCAAAGCCAACCTCTCTTCTCAGGCCATCTCCCCTCTCTCCCTTCTGCATGGAATCATCTCTCCTTCTCGCCCGAACCGCCCCCAAAGCGCCTCAACATTGCCCTCTTTGTCAAGAGATGGCCACAGGCGAATCGGGCCGGCGGTATGGAACGCCATGCCCTGACCCTCCATCTAGTCCTAGCTAGAAGGGGGCACATGACTCATGTCTTCACCGTCTCACCAGACGCCTCCCCGAAAGCGGTCCACCCCAACATTCATTTCCATCTGTCTGACCCCACCCCATTTGGCCTAATGGACCCTGCAGCCGCCTGGCGGCAATTCGAGGCCTTGAACTCAACCCagccctttgatgtggtccactccgAAAGCGTTGGTCTCATGCATCCCTGGGCCAAGAGACTGACCAACATTGCTGTCTCATGGCACGGAATTGCCTATGAGGCCATGCATACTGACATTGTAGAGGACCTGGTCCGCAGGCAGGGAGAACATCGGTCGCCGGATCTTGAGAAGAGATTGGCAGAGAGATCATTTAGGATCATTGAAGAGGTGAAATTCTTCCAAAATTACGCCCACCACATCGCCACTAGCGATCACGTTGGAGATATTCTCAAGAGGATTTACATGATTCCAGAGGAGAGGGTCCATGTGATACTCAATGGTGTTAATGAGTACGTCTTCAAACAGGATTCTGTCAGTGGGCACGCTTTCCGACAGCAATATGGAGTGCCGGAATCTGCAGGCCTAGTTCTTGGGATGTCTGGGAGGCTGGTGAGGGACAAAGGACACCCAATAATGTTTGAAGCTCTGAATCAGATTTTCATGGAGGACCAGATGTTCCGGAAACAGATTTTTGTTGTCGTCGCCGGAGATGGTCCTTGGGCTGACAGGTATAAAGAGCTCGGGCCCaatctactggttttgggtcctCTCGATCAGGGTGAGATTGCTCGATTCTACAACGCACTTGACATTTTTGTACACCCATCTCTTCGAGCTCAAGGTTTCGACCAAACACCGCTAGAAGCGATGATTTCAGGCAAGCCAGTGATGGCTACAAGATTTGCCAGCACAACGGGGTCTGCAATTGTCAGCTCGGAGCTTGGTTACATATTTTCGCCGACAGTGGAATCACTGAAAGAGACCTTGTACAGGGTTTTTCGAGATGGGAGAGAGGTTTTGGAGAAGAAAGGCAAAGCAGCTAGATGGAGAGCTTCCAAGCTGTTTACGGCTACTAAAATGGCAGCTTCTTTCGAAAGGCTCTTCCTCTGCATCTCTTCGAATGAGAGGAAACAAGATACCGATTACTGCAAATACCCACTTCCATCAGACACATTTCTGGAGAATTCCTAG
- the LOC131243861 gene encoding non-specific lipid transfer protein GPI-anchored 5-like — MHCREREKREMEASMKCLCFFGLILIVGVAVIDAAGECGKSSTENEAYKLAPCMSAAQDGNAVVSDKCCLQVKRMGQNPSCLCAVLLSNTAKSAGVKPDVAITIPKRCNLADRPVGLKCGAYTLP; from the exons ATGCattgtagagaaagagagaagagagagatggaAGCTTCAATGAAGTGTCTTTGCTTCTTtgggctgattttgattgtgggTGTTGCTGTGATCGACGCGGCTGGGGAATGTGGGAAATCTTCCACTGAAAACGAAGCTTACAAGCTTGCCCCTTGCATGTCAGCAGCCCAAGATGGGAATGCTGTAGTTTCAGACAAGTGCTGCCTTCAGGTGAAGAGAATGGGCCAGAATCCGAGCTGCCTCTGTGCTGTGTTGCTCTCCAACACTGCCAAGAGCGCTGGGGTCAAGCCGGATGTTGCCATTACGATTCCTAAACGTTGCAATCTTGCCGACCGTCCCGTGGGCCTCAAGTGTGGAG CTTATACATTGCCTTGA
- the LOC131243859 gene encoding uncharacterized protein LOC131243859, which yields MAKDFNFHHLCYFLFTLCFLSSITFFYWSHSPPSSNYQNTLTPQIQTCPPAHLLSFPCSWNHLSFSQTPPPKLLKIALFVKKWPRRNLAGGLERHALTLHLALAKRGHELHIFTSTSSNSTFPKYPHKNLNFHLSRPTAAGYLNQAVVWNQFLAQNKTQQPFDVIHTESVGLLHTRARGLANVVVSWHGIAYETIHSDIVQELNRSPEESRSFALTERVVKVVEEVKFFRAYAHHVATSDHVGNVLKRIYMIPEERVHTILNGVDEEIYMPDFERGQEFRRQFGIPESAGLVIGMAGRLVKDKGHPIMFEALKQIFMEDETFKKQVYILVAGDGPWGARYRDLGRNLLVLGPLEQTQLARFYNALDIFANPTIRAQGLDHTLLEAMLSGKPVMATRFASITDTVIVGPEMGYTFSPTVESLKESLYEVLRHGREVLEKKGEAARGRALKLFTATKMASAYERLFLCISKRERDTDYCRYPLPSDEDSK from the coding sequence ATGGCAAAAGACTTCAACTTCCACCACCTTTGCTACTTCCTATTCACACTCTGCTTTCTCTCATCCATAACATTCTTCTACTGGTCCCACTCCCCACCGTCatcaaattaccaaaataccctcacccCACAAATCCAAACCTGCCCACCAGCTCACCTCCTCTCCTTCCCTTGTTCATGGAACCACCTCTCCTTCTCCCAAACACCCCCTCCAAAACTCCTCAAAATCGCTCTTTTTGTAAAAAAATGGCCGCGACGGAACCTCGCCGGAGGCCTCGAAAGGCATGCTCTAACCCTCCATCTTGCCTTAGCTAAGAGAGGCCATGAACTCCACATTTTCACTTCTACTTCCTCAAATTCCACATTCCCAAAATACCCTCACAAGAACCTCAATTTTCATCTCTCCCGACCGACCGCCGCTGGTTATCTCAATCAAGCGGTGGTCTGGAATCAGTTCCTGGCCCAGAACAAAACCCAACAACCGTTTGATGTGATTCACACCGAGAGCGTTGGGCTGCTCCATACTCGGGCCCGTGGCCTGGCCAATGTTGTTGTCTCATGGCATGGGATTGCCTATGAAACCATACATTCGGATATTGTTCAAGAACTCAATCGCAGTCCAGAGGAATCACGGTCGTTTGCATTGACAGAAAGAGTTGTTAAGGTGGTTGAAGAGGTGAAGTTCTTCCGGGCTTATGCCCACCATGTCGCTACCAGCGATCATGTTGGAAATGTTCTGAAGCGAATTTATATGATTCCAGAAGAACGGGTTCATACAATTCTCAACGGCGTCGATGAAGAGATCTACATGCCGGATTTCGAGCGGGGCCAGGAGTTCCGGCGGCAGTTTGGAATTCcagaatctgcaggattagtaattgGAATGGCAGGGAGGTTGGTGAAGGATAAAGGCCATCCGATCATGTTTGAAGCGTTGAAGCAGATATTCATGGAGGATGAGACTTTTAAGAAGCAGGTTTATATTCTTGTTGCCGGAGATGGGCCGTGGGGTGCTCGGTACAGAGACCTCGGGCGGAATTTACTCGTTTTGGGGCCTTTGGAACAGACCCAACTCGCCAGATTTTACAATGCCCTCGACATTTTTGCAAACCCGACGATTCGAGCTCAGGGCTTGGACCATACATTGCTAGAAGCAATGCTTTCAGGCAAGCCTGTGATGGCTACGAGGTTTGCCAGCATAACTGACACTGTAATCGTGGGCCCGGAGATGGGCTACACATTCTCACCGACGGTAGAGTCATTGAAGGAGTCTCTTTATGAGGTTTTGAGACATGGGAGAGAGGTTTTGGAGAAGAAAGGTGAGGCAGCTCGAGGCAGAGCTTTGAAGCTATTCACTGCTACAAAAATGGCATCTGCTTATGAAAGGCTCTTCCTTTGCATatctaagagagagagggatacaGATTACTGCAGATACCCGCTTCCGTCAGATGAAGACAGCAAAtga